A window of the Bradyrhizobium ottawaense genome harbors these coding sequences:
- a CDS encoding enoyl-CoA hydratase/isomerase family protein, protein MSADLVRYSVSGNIADIMLDRPPVNALSMELIDALLAALARARDDDAVRAIVIGSTHKVFCAGLDLDIVRGRPGIETKKFLERLYFALNDTQYRMGKPTIAAIDGAVRAGGMTIAISCDMIIAGDGSTFGYPEIDVGLIPAIHFVQLPRLVGKHQAFGPLFLGEPFDAATAFRMGLLSEVVPKGTALERAREIARKLAAKSPIVMKIGRDAFMRAMDADFRRSVENAAESFALVATTEDCQEGLNAFVEKRTPNYKGR, encoded by the coding sequence ATGAGTGCGGATCTCGTTCGTTATTCGGTATCGGGCAATATCGCTGATATCATGCTGGACCGGCCGCCGGTCAATGCGCTGAGCATGGAGCTGATCGATGCGCTGCTGGCGGCGCTGGCCAGGGCGAGGGACGACGACGCGGTGCGCGCCATCGTCATCGGCAGCACGCACAAGGTATTTTGCGCCGGGCTCGATCTCGACATCGTCAGGGGCAGGCCCGGCATCGAGACCAAGAAATTCCTCGAGCGATTGTATTTCGCGCTCAACGACACCCAGTACCGCATGGGCAAGCCGACCATTGCCGCCATCGACGGCGCGGTGCGGGCCGGCGGCATGACGATTGCGATCTCCTGCGACATGATCATCGCCGGCGACGGCTCGACCTTCGGCTATCCCGAAATCGACGTCGGCCTGATTCCGGCGATCCATTTCGTGCAACTGCCGCGGCTGGTCGGCAAGCATCAGGCGTTCGGGCCATTATTCCTCGGTGAACCCTTCGATGCCGCGACCGCATTCCGCATGGGGCTATTGAGTGAAGTCGTGCCCAAGGGCACCGCGCTGGAGCGCGCCCGCGAGATTGCGCGAAAACTTGCCGCCAAGTCGCCGATCGTGATGAAGATCGGCCGCGACGCTTTTATGCGCGCGATGGATGCGGATTTTCGCCGATCGGTCGAGAACGCCGCCGAGAGTTTTGCGCTGGTGGCGACCACGGAAGATTGTCAGGAAGGCCTCAACGCGTTCGTCGAAAAGCGAACGCCCAACTACAAGGGACGGTGA
- a CDS encoding MaoC family dehydratase, producing MAGLYFEEFEIGREFHHEFSRTVTEMDNTMFSLLTMNPQPLHIDAHFSEKTEFGQRLFNSLYTLGIMIGMSVYDTTLGTTIGNLGMTDVKFPKPVFHGDTLKAHTKIISKRASKSRPTQGIVEFEHTMTNQRGEVVASCRRTGLMHCKPKA from the coding sequence ATGGCGGGATTATATTTCGAAGAGTTCGAGATCGGCCGGGAGTTTCATCATGAATTCTCCCGGACGGTCACGGAGATGGACAACACGATGTTCAGTCTGCTGACGATGAATCCGCAGCCGCTGCACATCGACGCGCATTTTTCCGAGAAGACCGAGTTCGGCCAGCGGCTGTTCAACAGCCTCTATACGCTCGGCATCATGATCGGCATGAGCGTCTACGACACCACGCTGGGCACCACCATCGGCAATCTCGGCATGACCGACGTCAAATTCCCAAAGCCGGTGTTTCACGGTGACACGTTGAAGGCGCATACCAAGATCATCTCCAAGCGCGCCAGCAAGTCGCGGCCGACACAGGGCATCGTCGAGTTCGAGCACACCATGACCAATCAGCGCGGCGAGGTGGTGGCAAGCTGCCGCCGCACCGGGCTGATGCATTGCAAGCCGAAGGCTTGA
- a CDS encoding HpcH/HpaI aldolase/citrate lyase family protein, giving the protein MRSFLFVPGDSLRKFENAKKTAADALILDLEDSIAPDEKIGARSTVREMLAARNPSQKIYIRINALDTGMTLGDLAAVIPGRPDGVVLPKCAGAADVNKLSLYLDAFEAASGIENGATRIVTVATETARAVLKLMDFENMSPRLWGMMWGAEDLAASLGASKNRTGRRYHGPFLLARDLCLIAAAAAGVVAIDTIATDINDLDALREEAIAARQDGFLAKAVIHPKHVDVVNAAFLPTDEEIAWSEQVVKAFNDNPASGVVKIDGKMIDKPHLRAAEKILALRAK; this is encoded by the coding sequence ATGAGATCGTTCCTGTTCGTTCCCGGCGACAGCCTGCGCAAGTTCGAGAATGCCAAGAAGACCGCGGCTGATGCGCTGATCCTCGACCTCGAGGATTCGATTGCGCCGGACGAGAAGATCGGCGCGCGGAGCACGGTGCGCGAGATGCTCGCCGCGCGGAACCCGAGCCAGAAGATCTATATCCGCATCAACGCGCTCGATACCGGCATGACGCTCGGCGACCTCGCCGCCGTGATTCCCGGCCGGCCCGACGGCGTGGTCTTGCCGAAATGCGCAGGTGCTGCCGACGTCAACAAGCTGTCGCTGTATCTGGATGCGTTCGAGGCCGCTTCAGGTATCGAGAACGGCGCCACGCGCATCGTCACCGTCGCGACCGAAACGGCGCGGGCGGTGCTCAAGCTGATGGATTTTGAGAACATGAGCCCGCGGCTGTGGGGCATGATGTGGGGTGCGGAAGATCTCGCGGCGTCGCTTGGCGCCTCCAAGAACCGCACCGGCCGCCGCTACCACGGGCCGTTCCTGCTGGCGCGCGATCTCTGCCTGATCGCTGCGGCGGCCGCAGGCGTCGTCGCCATCGATACCATTGCCACCGACATCAACGATCTCGATGCGTTGCGCGAGGAGGCGATTGCTGCGCGGCAGGACGGTTTCCTGGCGAAAGCCGTGATCCATCCCAAGCATGTCGACGTCGTCAACGCCGCCTTCCTGCCGACCGACGAGGAAATCGCCTGGTCGGAGCAGGTGGTCAAGGCCTTCAACGACAATCCGGCCTCGGGGGTCGTGAAGATCGACGGCAAGATGATCGACAAACCGCATCTGCGTGCGGCCGAGAAGATTCTGGCGCTGCGCGCAAAGTAG
- a CDS encoding carboxymuconolactone decarboxylase family protein, whose product MRLTTPRIHPVTAEKWTEEQREIVAPMQARGRIINIFRTMLTHPAAAKAFLTWGGYILSRKSTLPPREREIVILRTGFLCKSGYEWTQHVPIGQKAGLTDAEIARIKLGADAPGWSAADTSLLRAADDLHREYFVTEPVWAELTKHFNEQQRMDIVFAVGQYTQVSMLLNTFGVQLDEGQTLDPDLKGF is encoded by the coding sequence ATGCGACTGACCACCCCACGGATACACCCCGTTACCGCCGAAAAATGGACCGAGGAACAGCGCGAGATCGTAGCGCCGATGCAGGCGCGCGGACGGATCATCAACATCTTCCGCACCATGCTCACCCATCCCGCCGCGGCGAAAGCCTTCCTGACCTGGGGCGGCTATATCCTCAGCCGCAAGTCGACGCTGCCGCCGCGCGAGCGCGAGATCGTCATTCTGCGCACCGGGTTCCTGTGCAAGTCGGGCTACGAATGGACCCAGCATGTGCCGATCGGGCAGAAGGCTGGCCTGACCGATGCGGAGATCGCCCGAATCAAATTGGGCGCCGATGCGCCCGGGTGGAGTGCGGCCGACACATCATTGCTGCGTGCCGCCGACGATCTGCATCGCGAGTACTTCGTCACCGAACCGGTCTGGGCAGAACTGACAAAGCATTTCAACGAGCAGCAGCGCATGGATATCGTGTTCGCGGTGGGCCAGTACACCCAGGTTTCGATGCTGCTGAACACATTTGGCGTCCAGCTCGACGAAGGCCAGACGCTGGATCCGGACTTGAAGGGATTTTGA
- a CDS encoding H-NS family nucleoid-associated regulatory protein, which produces MKLTNFELMSIDELWALHLEIDAVLTRKIPAKTNQLDQRLRLLESGASEAKIGRKRRPYPRVLPKYRNPDKPSETWAGRGKQPRWVTAQLRSGKTLEDFQIRPKRLIGKSRMRSHRKLKPALMAA; this is translated from the coding sequence ATGAAACTCACCAATTTCGAATTGATGTCTATCGACGAGCTTTGGGCTCTTCACCTCGAAATTGATGCGGTTCTGACACGCAAGATACCTGCGAAAACAAATCAACTTGACCAGCGACTGCGACTACTAGAGTCAGGTGCATCTGAAGCAAAAATTGGGCGAAAACGGCGTCCCTATCCGCGAGTCCTGCCTAAGTACCGAAACCCCGACAAACCGTCGGAGACTTGGGCGGGCCGTGGTAAGCAGCCGCGGTGGGTAACTGCTCAACTCAGATCCGGGAAAACGCTCGAGGACTTCCAGATTCGACCTAAGCGTCTCATCGGAAAATCGCGCATGCGAAGTCACCGGAAGTTGAAACCGGCGTTGATGGCTGCCTGA
- a CDS encoding PEPxxWA-CTERM sorting domain-containing protein, producing MKPILFVSAVLAAQIFAGNAKATPVLLPPPASYFNLAEINSVGNDVYTPLTNLTVSNSGATASISNNFATPSVSTFASSSSMIEATAETELDYYVRFSGPSANVSVHVQAAGSASTSTPGINGAASSSLFLFGSNYVACSSCTSGGTTFSVDQTFSVLTNVNYFIAMQAFVVSMQNQHGSASVDPFFSVPDGFFVETSPAVGNLAPAVPEPSTWAMMILGFAGVGFAAYRRRNQSPALPAA from the coding sequence ATGAAGCCTATTTTATTCGTATCCGCGGTTTTAGCCGCACAGATCTTTGCCGGAAACGCCAAGGCAACTCCTGTACTTTTACCTCCGCCAGCATCCTACTTTAACCTCGCGGAAATTAACTCGGTCGGCAACGACGTATATACGCCGCTTACAAATCTGACGGTAAGTAATTCCGGGGCGACAGCAAGCATCAGCAACAACTTCGCCACACCGTCTGTTTCAACTTTTGCATCCAGCTCTAGTATGATCGAGGCAACCGCTGAAACTGAACTGGATTATTACGTTCGCTTCTCGGGCCCGAGCGCTAATGTGTCCGTGCATGTTCAAGCTGCCGGAAGCGCGAGTACTTCAACACCGGGTATCAATGGCGCCGCTTCTAGTTCACTTTTTTTATTTGGTTCAAACTATGTTGCGTGCAGCTCCTGCACTTCTGGTGGTACGACATTTTCGGTAGATCAGACTTTTTCGGTTCTTACCAATGTTAATTACTTTATCGCAATGCAGGCCTTTGTTGTATCGATGCAAAATCAGCACGGGTCAGCCTCAGTCGATCCGTTTTTCAGCGTCCCAGATGGATTTTTTGTTGAGACCAGTCCTGCGGTAGGCAATCTTGCACCGGCAGTCCCAGAACCCTCCACTTGGGCCATGATGATCCTCGGCTTCGCTGGCGTCGGTTTTGCAGCCTACCGTCGTCGCAATCAGAGCCCCGCACTTCCCGCAGCCTGA
- a CDS encoding transporter yields the protein MGRKGNRFVANAVAVYGINDRWNFEGNLSWSYLGRDKVADPVLGSLVDELKNSNSNVFILSAQPNYMVTNRFKVGVNYSLLYRNANSYDAVQEQFVPAKLKQSAGIALAYAATDKLKFDFRLAHFWVVQQDGPFLPVEFQKFGFPAQFVSERMLEPPGLHYTGWSGGLAAHGQF from the coding sequence GTGGGCCGGAAGGGCAATCGGTTCGTCGCCAACGCCGTGGCCGTTTACGGGATCAACGACCGCTGGAACTTTGAAGGCAACCTGTCGTGGAGCTATCTCGGGCGCGATAAAGTGGCAGATCCGGTACTCGGTTCGCTCGTCGACGAACTCAAAAACTCCAACAGCAATGTATTCATCCTATCCGCGCAGCCCAATTACATGGTGACAAACCGTTTCAAAGTGGGAGTAAACTATAGCTTGCTATATAGAAACGCCAATTCTTACGATGCTGTGCAAGAGCAGTTTGTACCCGCCAAGCTCAAGCAGTCCGCGGGTATCGCGCTCGCATACGCAGCCACCGATAAATTGAAGTTTGATTTTCGACTGGCTCATTTTTGGGTGGTGCAGCAAGATGGTCCGTTTCTGCCTGTCGAATTTCAGAAATTTGGCTTTCCCGCACAGTTCGTGAGCGAACGAATGCTGGAGCCGCCAGGCCTTCATTATACCGGTTGGTCAGGAGGATTAGCTGCTCATGGTCAATTCTAA